A stretch of Gymnodinialimonas phycosphaerae DNA encodes these proteins:
- a CDS encoding GcvT family protein: MKSHYRAVVIGGGVVGSSVLYHLAKFGWKDVCMLERSVLTAGSSWHAAGGIHALNADPNMAALQAYTIDLLSEIEAESGQNIGLHMTGGLTLAGTPERWEWLQSAYRTFQAIGITDCHLMTPKEAQEACPIMSTDGVIGALWADREGYVDTTGTVHAYATAAKMRGAEYYEHTKVEELIQTKDGWKVVTDKGVITCEHVVNAGGLWAKQLGRMAGIELPVSPLKHHYLISDTIPELAALDFEVPMTVDLEGFTYMRQDQKGLLLGIYEVDHEHWAMDGAPWDYGMELFQEQTDRIENELILGFERYPALQTTGVKTWVNGAFTFSPDGNPLVGPVNGVNGYWCACAVMAGFLQGGGVGKSLAEWMIHGETEADTYSMDVARYGTFAENREYIRQTTGQFYSRRFVMSYPNEQLPAGRPLKRASAYEGMTAAGCRWGQSWDLEVPLYFAPSEEFVENLTLKRSNAHDIVAEECRVVREGVALLDITGFSRFEVSGPEAEPWLNTLMACRLPKPGRAKLAPMLAESGRLMGDLTMFNWGDGTWWIMGSYYLRAWHMRWFNDHLINGVNVRDLGEEICGFALAGPKSKDVIDKLVHGGVDLPFMGCARMDVGLLQTNVARMSVTGERGYEINCRYGDHISLRHMLLEAGAEAGIKEVGFNALLSTRLEKSFGIWSAEFTQGYTPAQTGMDRWIDWEKDFIGKAGAVAERDGNGPDQRIVTLEIDSEGADPIGYEPVWQNGEMVGFVTSGGYGHTVQKSLAMAMVSADAASEGTALTVHVVGVERGAKVIPASPYDPAGKAMRG; this comes from the coding sequence ATGAAATCCCACTATCGTGCCGTCGTCATCGGGGGGGGCGTTGTTGGATCCTCCGTCCTCTATCATCTGGCGAAATTCGGTTGGAAAGACGTGTGCATGCTGGAGCGGAGCGTACTGACCGCAGGCTCCAGCTGGCACGCAGCCGGCGGCATCCATGCGTTGAACGCGGACCCCAACATGGCGGCGCTGCAAGCCTACACCATTGATTTATTGTCGGAAATTGAAGCCGAGTCCGGCCAGAACATTGGCCTGCACATGACCGGCGGCCTGACGCTTGCGGGCACACCGGAACGTTGGGAATGGCTGCAATCGGCTTATCGCACGTTTCAGGCGATCGGAATCACCGACTGCCATCTCATGACCCCTAAAGAGGCGCAAGAAGCCTGTCCGATCATGTCCACCGACGGCGTCATCGGCGCGTTGTGGGCCGACCGGGAGGGGTATGTAGATACCACCGGCACCGTCCACGCTTACGCCACCGCCGCCAAGATGCGCGGCGCGGAATACTATGAACACACCAAGGTGGAAGAGCTGATCCAGACAAAAGACGGCTGGAAAGTTGTGACCGACAAGGGCGTCATCACCTGCGAACACGTGGTTAACGCGGGCGGCCTTTGGGCAAAGCAATTGGGCCGCATGGCGGGCATCGAGCTGCCCGTCAGCCCGCTGAAACATCACTATCTGATCTCGGACACGATCCCCGAATTGGCGGCGCTGGACTTCGAGGTTCCCATGACCGTGGACCTGGAAGGGTTCACGTACATGCGGCAGGATCAAAAGGGTTTGCTACTGGGAATATATGAGGTTGACCATGAACACTGGGCCATGGACGGCGCGCCTTGGGACTACGGGATGGAGCTGTTCCAGGAGCAAACCGACCGCATTGAGAATGAGCTGATCCTGGGGTTCGAACGCTATCCCGCGCTGCAAACCACGGGCGTGAAGACCTGGGTGAACGGTGCCTTCACCTTTTCACCCGATGGCAACCCGTTGGTGGGTCCGGTTAACGGCGTTAATGGGTACTGGTGCGCCTGTGCCGTGATGGCCGGATTCCTTCAAGGCGGGGGCGTCGGCAAGTCGCTGGCCGAATGGATGATCCACGGCGAGACCGAGGCCGACACTTATTCCATGGATGTCGCGCGCTACGGCACGTTCGCGGAAAACCGCGAATACATCCGCCAGACCACAGGTCAGTTCTACTCGCGCCGCTTCGTGATGTCCTACCCGAACGAACAGTTGCCCGCAGGCCGCCCCTTGAAGCGCGCTTCGGCCTACGAGGGCATGACGGCGGCGGGCTGCCGCTGGGGCCAATCCTGGGATCTGGAGGTGCCGCTGTACTTCGCGCCCTCCGAGGAGTTCGTGGAAAACCTGACCCTCAAGCGGTCCAACGCCCATGACATCGTGGCCGAGGAATGCCGCGTCGTGCGCGAAGGCGTGGCGCTTCTGGACATCACGGGCTTTTCCCGGTTCGAGGTCTCCGGCCCCGAGGCCGAGCCTTGGCTGAACACTTTGATGGCCTGCAGATTGCCAAAACCCGGCCGGGCAAAACTGGCGCCGATGCTCGCGGAAAGTGGCCGTCTCATGGGCGATCTGACGATGTTCAACTGGGGCGACGGCACCTGGTGGATCATGGGCAGCTACTACCTGCGCGCGTGGCACATGCGGTGGTTCAACGACCATCTGATTAACGGCGTTAACGTTCGTGACCTTGGCGAAGAGATTTGCGGCTTCGCCCTCGCCGGGCCGAAATCGAAGGACGTGATCGACAAGTTGGTACACGGCGGAGTCGATCTTCCTTTCATGGGGTGCGCGCGAATGGACGTGGGTTTGCTGCAAACCAATGTCGCGCGGATGAGCGTTACGGGGGAGCGCGGCTATGAGATCAATTGCCGCTACGGCGACCACATCAGCTTGCGCCACATGCTGCTTGAGGCTGGCGCCGAAGCAGGCATCAAAGAGGTCGGATTCAATGCGCTTCTCTCCACCCGCTTGGAGAAGTCCTTCGGCATCTGGTCGGCGGAATTCACCCAAGGCTACACGCCGGCGCAAACCGGCATGGACCGCTGGATCGACTGGGAGAAAGACTTCATCGGCAAGGCGGGCGCGGTCGCGGAACGGGACGGCAACGGGCCGGATCAGAGGATCGTAACCCTGGAAATCGACAGCGAGGGCGCGGACCCCATCGGCTATGAGCCTGTATGGCAAAACGGCGAAATGGTAGGGTTTGTCACCTCCGGTGGCTACGGTCATACGGTCCAGAAATCCCTTGCTATGGCAATGGTTAGCGCGGACGCCGCCAGCGAGGGGACAGCCTTGACCGTCCATGTCGTGGGCGTCGAACGGGGGGCGAAAGTCATCCCCGCCTCGCCCTATGATCCGGCTGGCAAAGCGATGCGGGGATGA
- a CDS encoding ArnT family glycosyltransferase, giving the protein MNDLTARVAPLLVLILALASFGVGLAELPVQDRDEARFAQSARQMAATGDLIDMRVQEAPRHNKPALIYWAQTAAIWITGVSGETPIWVHRLPSYLAGALSALALIWAGTPVVGRRAAVIAGVICATVYMMHAEARTAKTDAALVLSVILTMGALGRAWLDMARPWLTPLTFWTGLAAGFLLKGPMVVLPVVGAMVWIALQYRNLTWLTRLRPLPGLALFMALVAPWFIAISIVTDGAFWSASLGGDLSDKITAGGEHAASPPGLYLITIWLTFFPWSLLIPMALSFAWATRKDPKTALLLGWLIPGWIVFEAVPVKLIHYTLPLYPALMLLCGAALVRLTKAEMPFSRWGAAVGTVGWTLALVFFSVVAVAAPVAYGPAEPIHIPSVVGATAFVLAGLTGVTLLWRGAVAKAVAAMALCGVAMGWTLTAVSLPAARDFWIADRLVEASARYSCVEGPIALAGYAEPSAVFRLGTDTILTDAEGALAYLAEAPNRAAWISPALIPGAENAFSNVPQITGISIGNFRPVTLRLYVSPGVSAETLPCGP; this is encoded by the coding sequence ATGAATGATCTGACAGCCCGCGTTGCACCGCTTTTGGTGCTGATTCTGGCGCTTGCAAGCTTCGGGGTGGGGCTGGCAGAGCTTCCGGTCCAGGACCGTGACGAGGCGCGGTTTGCGCAGTCCGCACGGCAAATGGCGGCGACGGGCGATCTGATCGACATGCGCGTGCAAGAGGCCCCGCGCCACAACAAGCCAGCTCTTATCTATTGGGCGCAAACGGCCGCGATTTGGATCACGGGTGTCTCGGGTGAGACACCGATCTGGGTGCACCGCTTGCCGTCTTATCTGGCAGGGGCGTTATCGGCCTTGGCGTTGATCTGGGCTGGAACGCCCGTTGTCGGACGACGCGCCGCGGTGATCGCGGGGGTGATCTGCGCGACAGTCTACATGATGCACGCCGAGGCGCGGACCGCCAAGACCGACGCAGCCTTGGTCCTTTCGGTGATCCTTACCATGGGCGCCCTCGGCCGTGCGTGGCTCGACATGGCTCGTCCCTGGTTAACGCCGTTAACCTTTTGGACGGGGCTGGCGGCGGGCTTCCTGCTGAAGGGCCCAATGGTTGTCCTACCCGTCGTGGGCGCGATGGTGTGGATTGCACTTCAGTATCGAAACCTCACCTGGCTGACCCGCCTGCGCCCCCTGCCCGGCCTTGCCCTTTTCATGGCCCTCGTCGCCCCGTGGTTTATCGCCATCAGTATTGTCACCGACGGCGCATTCTGGAGCGCGTCCCTTGGCGGCGACCTGAGCGACAAGATCACCGCCGGGGGCGAGCATGCCGCCTCCCCTCCTGGCCTTTACCTGATCACGATCTGGCTGACGTTCTTCCCGTGGAGCCTTTTGATTCCAATGGCGCTTTCCTTCGCATGGGCCACCCGCAAGGACCCGAAAACAGCGCTGCTTCTGGGCTGGCTTATCCCCGGCTGGATTGTGTTCGAGGCGGTGCCCGTCAAGCTGATCCACTACACGCTCCCCCTCTATCCCGCCCTCATGTTGCTGTGTGGCGCAGCACTGGTGCGCCTTACGAAAGCGGAGATGCCATTCAGCCGCTGGGGCGCCGCTGTAGGGACCGTCGGCTGGACGCTCGCCCTCGTGTTCTTCAGCGTCGTGGCGGTCGCCGCCCCGGTGGCTTACGGCCCGGCGGAGCCGATTCACATCCCATCGGTCGTCGGGGCGACAGCGTTCGTGTTGGCGGGCCTCACCGGCGTCACGCTGTTGTGGAGGGGCGCAGTGGCCAAGGCGGTCGCGGCAATGGCGCTCTGCGGCGTAGCGATGGGCTGGACTTTGACCGCCGTCAGTCTGCCCGCTGCCCGTGACTTCTGGATCGCGGACCGTCTGGTCGAAGCTTCCGCGCGGTATAGCTGTGTCGAGGGCCCCATCGCGCTGGCGGGATATGCCGAACCCTCCGCCGTCTTCCGCCTCGGCACCGACACGATCCTGACCGATGCCGAAGGTGCGCTGGCCTACCTGGCCGAAGCGCCGAACCGCGCCGCCTGGATCTCGCCCGCGTTGATCCCCGGCGCAGAAAACGCTTTCTCAAACGTGCCTCAAATCACGGGGATCTCCATCGGCAATTTTCGGCCCGTCACCTTGCGCCTCTACGTTTCCCCGGGCGTCTCGGCTGAAACCCTTCCCTGCGGGCCTTGA
- a CDS encoding lipid-A-disaccharide synthase N-terminal domain-containing protein: MEDWLFGFLNIDNWFEFWWVALGFLAQGIFASRFIVQWIASEKAGRSYVPVAFWYLSISGGLLMLAYAIYRQDPVFILGQSTGVIVYARNLVLIHRNKHAGPDDAVHDQT, encoded by the coding sequence ATGGAAGATTGGCTCTTCGGTTTCTTGAACATCGACAATTGGTTCGAATTCTGGTGGGTCGCGCTTGGCTTCCTTGCTCAAGGCATTTTCGCGTCGCGCTTCATCGTTCAATGGATCGCCTCTGAGAAAGCGGGGCGGTCCTATGTCCCCGTCGCGTTCTGGTATTTGTCGATAAGCGGCGGCCTGTTGATGTTGGCCTATGCGATATACCGCCAAGACCCTGTCTTCATCCTCGGCCAATCCACTGGCGTCATCGTTTACGCCCGCAACCTGGTATTGATCCACCGCAACAAACACGCCGGGCCTGATGACGCGGTACACGACCAGACATGA
- a CDS encoding glycosyltransferase family 2 protein: MTTPRFAIAIPMLNEAETVPHLLGACVAAAEPLGAFEICVTDDGSTDGTATALRAFGAAHPQANLTILTHPRPAGQSAAVHAAVRAARAPIIATLDGDGQNPPEELPKLLNALLDGPESLGLVAGQRVKRDDPLPKRLASRAANAIRGVLLKDGTRDTGCGLKAYRRDAYLALPYFDHMHRYLPALFQRDGWQIAHVDVAHRPRVAGASKYTNLGRAIVGFFDLMGVAWLIRRRRKVLPKETDISRPEER, encoded by the coding sequence ATGACCACGCCCCGGTTCGCGATTGCGATCCCCATGCTGAATGAGGCCGAAACGGTGCCGCATTTGCTTGGTGCTTGCGTGGCAGCGGCTGAGCCGCTCGGCGCGTTCGAGATTTGCGTGACCGATGACGGATCCACCGATGGCACGGCGACCGCCCTGCGCGCGTTCGGCGCGGCCCATCCGCAGGCGAACCTGACGATCCTCACGCATCCGCGACCGGCCGGGCAATCGGCGGCGGTGCACGCGGCAGTGCGCGCCGCCCGCGCGCCGATCATCGCGACGTTGGACGGCGACGGCCAGAACCCGCCAGAGGAACTGCCCAAGCTGTTGAACGCGTTGTTGGACGGGCCCGAAAGCCTGGGCCTCGTGGCCGGCCAGCGCGTGAAACGCGATGATCCGCTACCCAAACGTCTCGCATCGCGGGCGGCCAATGCGATCCGGGGCGTCTTGCTGAAAGACGGCACGCGGGACACCGGCTGCGGGTTGAAGGCGTATCGCCGGGATGCCTATCTTGCCCTGCCCTATTTCGACCATATGCATCGCTATCTACCCGCGCTTTTTCAACGAGATGGCTGGCAGATCGCCCATGTCGACGTGGCCCATAGACCGCGTGTGGCGGGGGCGTCGAAATATACCAACCTCGGCCGCGCCATCGTCGGGTTTTTCGACTTGATGGGTGTCGCCTGGTTGATCCGTCGCCGTCGCAAGGTCTTGCCGAAAGAGACCGACATCTCGCGACCGGAGGAACGCTGA
- a CDS encoding dihydrodipicolinate synthase family protein, producing the protein MLDETTSGVFTIVATPFLPDGALDLDSIDTMVDFYANTGATGITILGIMGEAGKLSAAESEAVIHRVAARTRMPVIVGVSAPGLSAIQALSATAMDNGAAGVMVAPPKTLRTDDQIISYFQLVAETLGPTPWVLQDFPLDTGVQITPRVLRTIFDTCPTCKMLKHEDWPGLEKITALRTQEAEGARRMSILCGNGGQFLFEEMQRGADGAMTGFAYPEMMRDITALTLTDPAHARDIFDAYLPLIRYECQPGMGLAVRKHILAKRGAIAHATVRKPGLVMSDTTIREIDALIERQEARLSAL; encoded by the coding sequence ATGCTTGATGAGACCACCTCCGGCGTTTTCACCATCGTGGCGACGCCCTTTTTGCCCGACGGCGCACTGGATCTGGATAGCATCGACACCATGGTCGATTTTTATGCCAACACGGGCGCCACGGGCATTACGATCCTCGGCATCATGGGAGAGGCCGGCAAGCTTTCCGCAGCTGAGTCTGAGGCCGTCATTCACCGGGTTGCGGCCCGAACCCGCATGCCCGTGATCGTCGGCGTTTCCGCCCCCGGCCTTTCCGCGATCCAAGCCCTCAGCGCCACGGCGATGGACAACGGCGCAGCGGGTGTCATGGTTGCCCCGCCAAAAACCTTACGCACTGATGATCAAATTATCTCTTATTTCCAACTGGTTGCCGAAACGCTTGGCCCCACCCCCTGGGTCTTGCAAGACTTCCCCCTCGACACGGGTGTGCAGATCACGCCCCGGGTACTGCGGACCATTTTCGACACCTGCCCCACTTGTAAAATGCTCAAGCACGAGGATTGGCCAGGGTTGGAGAAGATCACCGCCCTTCGCACCCAAGAAGCCGAAGGCGCGCGCAGGATGTCGATCCTTTGTGGCAATGGGGGCCAGTTCCTGTTCGAAGAAATGCAGCGCGGTGCGGACGGCGCGATGACCGGTTTCGCCTACCCCGAGATGATGCGTGACATCACTGCACTGACCCTAACAGACCCGGCCCACGCGCGGGACATCTTCGACGCATACCTGCCGCTGATCCGCTACGAATGCCAGCCCGGCATGGGTCTTGCGGTTCGAAAGCACATCCTCGCAAAACGCGGTGCGATTGCCCACGCCACCGTGCGCAAACCTGGCCTCGTCATGAGTGACACCACCATTCGAGAGATCGACGCGTTGATCGAGCGCCAAGAGGCGCGGCTTTCCGCCTTGTGA
- a CDS encoding aspartate/glutamate racemase family protein has product MDEKQNLYVINPNSSEAVTLGIQAAVAPLESMGRIICLTNPLGPKGIESQAQADQTIPQTLALAAQVEEQATAFVIACFGDPGLHALRDQTAKPVLGIQESAIMTALTLGQRFGIIAILPTSIPRHLRSIGAMGVQSRLAGDRALNLGVADLQDAGKTQERMIQVGRDLIEKDGADVLIMGCAGMARFRLPLEEALGVPVVEPCQAAVAMALPRIPLKQYHKVGDRHA; this is encoded by the coding sequence ATGGACGAGAAACAAAACCTTTACGTGATCAACCCAAACTCTTCCGAGGCTGTCACTCTCGGGATTCAAGCGGCCGTCGCGCCTTTGGAAAGCATGGGGCGCATTATCTGCCTCACCAACCCCCTTGGGCCCAAAGGCATCGAAAGCCAGGCGCAGGCGGATCAGACAATCCCGCAGACCCTCGCCCTCGCCGCACAGGTCGAGGAGCAGGCAACCGCGTTCGTGATCGCTTGCTTCGGCGATCCGGGCCTACATGCGCTGCGGGACCAGACCGCAAAGCCTGTCCTGGGCATTCAGGAAAGCGCCATCATGACGGCCCTGACCCTTGGCCAACGCTTTGGGATCATTGCGATTTTGCCGACGTCTATTCCACGCCACTTGCGCAGTATCGGGGCCATGGGCGTGCAAAGCCGCCTTGCGGGTGATCGCGCGTTAAACCTTGGTGTCGCCGACCTGCAAGATGCGGGCAAGACACAGGAGCGGATGATACAAGTCGGTCGCGACCTGATCGAGAAGGACGGCGCAGACGTCTTGATCATGGGCTGCGCTGGCATGGCACGCTTTCGCTTGCCCCTGGAGGAGGCGCTTGGCGTCCCGGTGGTGGAGCCCTGCCAAGCCGCCGTCGCCATGGCTCTGCCCCGTATCCCTTTGAAACAATACCATAAAGTCGGAGACCGACATGCTTGA
- a CDS encoding VOC family protein, with translation MTQRPDAANELAITFLYYKDLARAEAFYRDVMGFPLVIDQRGLAKIMRVCPGAHIGLVDEAHGMHKWAETRPVQFCVRVPDVDAWYSYIQTQGVENLSEMFVNDAIGIRAFVFDDPEGYQLEIQTATRPGA, from the coding sequence ATGACGCAACGCCCTGACGCCGCCAATGAACTGGCCATCACTTTCCTCTACTACAAGGATCTGGCTCGAGCGGAGGCGTTCTATCGTGATGTGATGGGATTCCCCCTCGTGATCGACCAGCGCGGCCTCGCCAAGATCATGCGGGTTTGTCCCGGCGCCCATATCGGCCTCGTGGACGAGGCCCACGGCATGCACAAATGGGCCGAAACGCGTCCAGTGCAGTTTTGCGTTCGCGTCCCTGATGTGGACGCCTGGTACAGCTACATCCAGACCCAAGGCGTTGAAAACCTGAGTGAAATGTTTGTGAACGATGCCATTGGCATCCGGGCCTTCGTGTTTGACGACCCCGAGGGCTATCAGCTGGAAATCCAGACTGCCACGCGGCCGGGCGCCTGA